In Pseudoalteromonas piratica, the following proteins share a genomic window:
- a CDS encoding AAA family ATPase has protein sequence MTITQNALSTYKLLKATAKVAEESLEGRIQHYRAHIKSDEKELRTYTQKAAADLLGCNNRTLKRRHDQGDFDHLDIKKGANGHYAYTLSNIYQMADIMGIPADNRTADDKLQVIVVNSLKGGCGKTTSLVNIAAALATTNIKRYRIGIIDLDPQGSSTSFFPPAEPDPITVGDLMRDCIDLEDGETWEEVVSSAFVTTHIPNIRFLPSGMDDFYFEHETATQLKEGKGYEVSQHYHKLLDKVIKPVEDQFDIILIDTAPSLNFMFYNALMASTSMLIPVHPEAVDFDANNKYLKRLGEIYHTVAALGHNGWDFMQFLVTNYVKGNHSQRDIVKDVRSAFGRQVMSYPINHSSAITASSSSFNTIFDQKTSDSLASRESLIKSQENIKDVVDELEMLIRSNWSSTQCQLETA, from the coding sequence ATGACAATCACACAAAATGCGTTAAGTACCTATAAGCTTCTTAAAGCAACAGCAAAGGTAGCTGAGGAATCCCTAGAAGGACGTATTCAGCATTACCGTGCACATATAAAGTCAGATGAAAAAGAATTAAGAACGTACACACAAAAAGCAGCAGCTGATTTGCTTGGTTGTAATAACCGTACTCTTAAGCGCCGTCATGACCAAGGAGACTTTGATCACCTCGATATTAAAAAAGGTGCAAATGGTCATTATGCCTATACACTAAGCAATATTTATCAGATGGCTGATATTATGGGCATTCCTGCAGACAATCGTACTGCAGACGATAAGCTACAAGTCATTGTGGTAAATTCACTTAAAGGTGGATGTGGTAAAACAACAAGCCTTGTTAATATAGCGGCAGCACTGGCAACAACAAATATTAAACGTTATCGCATTGGTATTATTGATCTTGATCCGCAAGGCTCATCGACTAGCTTTTTCCCTCCAGCTGAACCTGATCCCATTACTGTTGGTGATTTAATGCGTGATTGCATCGACCTAGAAGACGGCGAAACATGGGAAGAAGTTGTTTCAAGTGCATTTGTCACAACTCATATTCCAAATATTCGTTTTTTACCTTCAGGAATGGATGATTTTTACTTTGAACACGAAACTGCAACTCAGTTAAAAGAAGGAAAAGGTTACGAAGTATCTCAGCACTATCATAAATTGCTCGATAAAGTCATAAAACCAGTAGAAGATCAATTTGATATTATTTTGATCGATACAGCGCCTTCTCTCAATTTCATGTTTTACAATGCATTAATGGCATCAACCTCAATGCTGATCCCTGTGCACCCAGAAGCGGTTGATTTTGATGCAAATAATAAATATTTAAAACGATTAGGTGAGATCTATCATACCGTTGCTGCACTCGGTCATAATGGCTGGGACTTTATGCAATTCTTAGTAACGAACTATGTAAAAGGCAATCACTCACAACGCGATATTGTTAAAGATGTGCGCAGTGCTTTTGGTCGTCAAGTAATGAGCTACCCAATCAACCATAGCTCAGCAATTACTGCTAGTTCTTCATCTTTTAATACAATATTCGATCAAAAAACATCTGACAGTTTAGCCAGTCGCGAATCACTGATTAAATCACAAGAAAATATCAAAGATGTGGTCGATGAACTGGAAATGTTGATCCGCTCAAATTGGTCATCAACCCAATGTCAGTTAGAAACAGCTTAA
- a CDS encoding substrate-binding periplasmic protein — protein sequence MLLSSPLTADQNSLRYNSSGSSNWIPYYMQDKATPGILGELIPLILKQANIPGVEIKMPPKRTNQALIDGELDFDAVCAEWFPNQYVGPEFVLSKPLFTVKEYFVGLTDSSKTAHLDHFNIGTVLGYYYYDDNTFNRVDFRSERELVLALKKARVSRILIGDLTASYWAKKYDVDLQFQKLHTQGLLRIRLNKQKQHLLPRLNAAIDALYEQGVISKIVDKYTRLYGKD from the coding sequence ATGTTACTAAGCTCACCCCTTACAGCAGATCAAAACAGCTTACGGTATAACTCTTCAGGTTCAAGTAACTGGATCCCTTATTACATGCAAGATAAGGCAACGCCAGGCATTCTTGGCGAGCTTATTCCTTTAATTTTAAAACAAGCAAACATTCCTGGCGTTGAAATTAAAATGCCGCCTAAGCGCACGAACCAAGCGCTGATAGACGGAGAGCTAGATTTTGATGCAGTATGTGCTGAATGGTTTCCCAATCAATATGTGGGGCCAGAATTTGTGTTATCCAAGCCATTATTTACGGTAAAAGAATACTTTGTTGGGTTAACCGATTCGAGCAAAACCGCCCATTTAGATCATTTTAATATTGGCACGGTGCTAGGTTATTACTATTACGATGATAATACCTTTAATCGCGTAGATTTCCGCTCAGAGCGAGAGCTGGTATTGGCGCTCAAAAAAGCCCGCGTATCACGCATTTTAATTGGCGACCTAACAGCAAGTTACTGGGCAAAAAAATATGATGTGGATCTGCAATTTCAAAAACTACACACTCAGGGGCTTCTGCGCATTCGTTTAAATAAACAAAAGCAGCATCTATTACCCCGTTTAAATGCTGCGATTGATGCGCTTTATGAGCAAGGTGTGATCAGCAAAATAGTTGATAAATACACCCGCCTGTATGGCAAAGATTAA
- a CDS encoding DNA replication terminus site-binding protein: MNKRFLLRSHFDTCSQLVAELQNALKSADLQFCHYYQLPKIKEEEHHNPAKSIEVTPFSDNEALSLCCDAYQDWFKQPHISGKLLTRHPAIVGIKGVDQHIESLILAINTEKQAFKQIVLSEKTKDARFELVHSAIPNLITLAFYRQLYYEKRPTYSLRFTWMHKHSIQHLNVKQALDFLHKNQSQKPLITEDKAAWNVMVEKEKQRIINLSKDHKLRIRRPIRVSPQVNVRFSATDRYHVSAALPFILFNAEQTEKVGQLKNYAKKADARQKKSRYLIERLFLETP, encoded by the coding sequence ATGAATAAACGCTTTTTATTGCGCAGTCACTTTGATACCTGTAGCCAATTAGTTGCTGAACTACAAAATGCGTTAAAAAGTGCTGATCTGCAATTTTGCCATTACTATCAACTGCCAAAAATAAAAGAAGAAGAACACCATAACCCGGCCAAAAGCATTGAAGTAACACCATTTTCAGATAATGAAGCACTCTCACTTTGTTGCGACGCATATCAAGATTGGTTTAAACAGCCACATATAAGTGGAAAATTATTAACCCGTCATCCAGCGATAGTCGGCATTAAAGGTGTTGATCAACACATCGAATCTTTGATCTTAGCGATTAATACCGAAAAGCAAGCCTTTAAGCAGATCGTTTTATCAGAAAAAACAAAAGATGCCCGTTTTGAACTGGTGCACAGTGCGATTCCAAACTTAATCACCTTAGCTTTCTATCGACAGCTCTATTACGAAAAGCGGCCTACGTATTCATTGCGTTTTACCTGGATGCATAAACATTCGATACAACATTTAAATGTGAAACAAGCACTGGATTTTCTACATAAAAATCAAAGCCAAAAGCCACTAATAACAGAAGATAAAGCAGCTTGGAATGTCATGGTTGAAAAGGAAAAGCAGCGCATTATTAATTTGAGTAAGGATCACAAACTGCGTATTCGTCGTCCAATAAGGGTGTCGCCGCAAGTAAATGTGCGCTTTAGCGCAACAGATCGCTACCATGTGAGCGCCGCCCTACCCTTTATTTTATTTAACGCTGAACAAACAGAAAAAGTCGGACAACTAAAGAATTACGCGAAAAAAGCAGACGCTAGGCAGAAAAAAAGCCGCTATTTAATTGAGCGACTTTTTTTAGAAACACCCTAA
- a CDS encoding sterol desaturase family protein, whose amino-acid sequence MIPVELILLGLSPIFIICVALEFIKARKHYDIKDSINNTALALLHQGSDAIILLLLMPMFNWLHQFALFDIKLTAISLLIGFVLQDFLYYWFHRASHNIHWFWLAHVVHHSSTHMNFTTAFRQSVLYPIVGMWLFWLPMILIGFSPSLVFAIVAINLAYQFFVHTQVIGNLGWFENIFNTPTHHCIHHATNKPYIDKNYAGVLIIWDKLFGTFAPEDKSITIKYGIIGELPKDNPVSTNFKQISVMKQKLKESNSLKEKLSVLFGYPSH is encoded by the coding sequence ATGATCCCCGTTGAGCTAATTCTATTGGGGTTGAGCCCAATTTTTATTATTTGTGTGGCTTTAGAGTTTATCAAGGCACGTAAACATTACGATATAAAAGACAGCATTAACAACACCGCACTTGCGCTTTTGCACCAAGGATCTGATGCAATAATTTTGCTGTTACTCATGCCTATGTTTAACTGGCTTCATCAATTTGCATTGTTTGATATAAAGCTCACAGCAATATCTTTGCTTATAGGCTTTGTTTTACAAGATTTTCTCTATTATTGGTTTCACCGAGCATCACATAATATTCATTGGTTTTGGCTTGCTCATGTGGTGCACCATAGTTCGACACATATGAACTTTACAACCGCTTTTAGGCAAAGTGTATTGTATCCGATTGTGGGTATGTGGCTATTTTGGTTACCAATGATCTTAATTGGCTTCTCGCCAAGTTTAGTGTTTGCCATTGTGGCAATTAATTTAGCTTATCAGTTTTTTGTGCACACTCAGGTCATCGGCAATTTAGGCTGGTTTGAAAACATATTTAATACGCCAACACATCATTGTATTCATCACGCAACAAATAAGCCCTACATCGATAAAAATTATGCGGGCGTGTTAATAATTTGGGATAAGTTATTTGGCACTTTTGCGCCAGAAGATAAATCCATTACCATCAAATATGGCATTATTGGCGAACTGCCAAAAGATAACCCTGTGAGCACCAACTTTAAGCAGATCTCAGTTATGAAGCAAAAGCTCAAAGAATCAAACTCTCTAAAAGAGAAATTAAGCGTGCTATTTGGCTATCCTAGCCATTAA
- a CDS encoding ParB N-terminal domain-containing protein, translating to MAKKRKNDTRIDPFATAVESSSLDALLENAQAGDQITMPAPSDPNREIKLYCKLIKNQEIAHSTNVYGKNRRVQALLNEKSVSDIITSIKSDGRNQHPALCWQQGDQEVVLAGSRRRKACMISGSDYLVLSSPDFTEEDAKILAVSSDQYIAPSLWELGQAYAQTKQDLIEQGRKGSYRELAEIEGVSHTAIADALKAYEKLPQEVLSLYPTANHVGREVAKKLIEAREKDVEQFAAKVAEVKQRLAELTLDTDDKTALAITRELTYSEPTNSKAREMIDMGNSYISAQKHGKSGDVVIKIDNRVLTDKRMEQLTKLLANFN from the coding sequence ATGGCAAAAAAACGTAAAAATGATACTCGAATCGATCCCTTTGCAACGGCAGTGGAATCGAGCAGTTTAGATGCTTTATTAGAAAACGCACAAGCGGGTGATCAGATCACCATGCCTGCACCTTCCGATCCTAATCGTGAAATTAAGTTGTACTGCAAACTAATTAAGAATCAAGAAATTGCACACAGCACAAACGTGTATGGTAAAAACCGCCGTGTACAAGCACTGCTAAATGAAAAGTCTGTGTCAGATATAATCACCAGCATAAAAAGCGATGGTCGTAACCAACACCCGGCGCTTTGCTGGCAGCAAGGCGATCAAGAGGTGGTGCTTGCGGGTTCTCGTCGTCGTAAAGCGTGTATGATCTCGGGCAGTGATTACCTTGTGTTAAGTTCACCTGATTTCACCGAAGAAGATGCAAAAATTTTAGCGGTTTCATCTGATCAATATATTGCGCCTAGTTTATGGGAGCTCGGTCAAGCGTATGCGCAAACCAAGCAAGATCTGATTGAGCAAGGTCGCAAAGGATCGTACCGCGAGTTAGCTGAAATTGAAGGGGTGTCGCACACTGCGATTGCTGATGCATTAAAGGCATATGAAAAATTACCGCAAGAAGTTTTATCACTGTACCCAACAGCAAATCATGTTGGCCGCGAAGTGGCAAAGAAGCTAATTGAAGCGCGTGAAAAAGACGTGGAACAATTTGCTGCAAAAGTGGCTGAGGTAAAACAGCGTTTAGCGGAACTTACCCTCGATACTGATGATAAAACGGCTCTGGCAATTACCCGTGAACTCACTTATTCAGAACCAACGAATAGCAAAGCTCGTGAGATGATTGATATGGGTAACAGTTACATTAGCGCGCAAAAACATGGCAAAAGTGGTGACGTTGTTATCAAAATTGATAATCGTGTCCTCACCGATAAACGCATGGAGCAGTTAACTAAGCTGCTAGCTAACTTTAACTAA
- a CDS encoding ATP-binding cassette domain-containing protein — MVTNDYLKIRQLNFIPYSGFIINIDRLQLRPGFYHLLGANGAGKSTLLDCLAGLYDETYDALTIANEAYSSLSLQQLARRRAYLTQQHQAHFSITGYEMLAIFFDSSPSYLKEELCNHEVVKGLEVAVLLDKPLQFLSGGERQRCYLCAALLSCDESIRPETQLLLLDEPFTGLDIKHTLWLVDYLQKISEQICVLSSHHEVNFALKSQNPCLLMKNGSLIGEFKAGRDIKIAHLVDCFGLNSTQISYENNAYYQISWN; from the coding sequence ATGGTGACAAACGACTACCTAAAGATTCGTCAGCTTAATTTTATACCTTACAGCGGTTTTATTATTAATATTGACAGGCTGCAATTACGCCCGGGATTCTATCATTTACTGGGCGCTAATGGTGCGGGTAAATCAACCTTACTTGATTGTTTGGCAGGCCTTTATGATGAAACTTATGATGCATTAACCATTGCAAATGAAGCTTATTCTTCTCTTTCTTTACAACAATTAGCGCGCCGCCGTGCGTATTTAACGCAACAACATCAAGCCCATTTTTCAATAACGGGTTATGAAATGTTAGCGATCTTTTTTGATAGTTCACCTAGCTATCTAAAAGAGGAGCTTTGCAATCATGAAGTTGTTAAGGGTTTAGAAGTTGCGGTTTTGCTTGATAAGCCACTGCAATTTTTATCTGGTGGAGAAAGGCAGCGCTGTTATTTATGTGCAGCCTTACTATCGTGCGATGAATCAATACGTCCTGAAACACAACTCTTATTATTGGACGAACCCTTTACCGGTTTAGATATAAAACATACTTTGTGGTTGGTGGATTATTTACAGAAAATTAGTGAGCAAATTTGTGTTTTATCTTCTCATCATGAGGTTAATTTTGCTCTTAAATCACAAAACCCTTGTTTATTAATGAAAAATGGTTCGCTAATAGGCGAATTTAAAGCAGGAAGGGATATTAAAATTGCGCATCTTGTCGATTGTTTTGGCCTCAATTCAACGCAAATAAGTTATGAAAATAATGCTTATTACCAAATATCATGGAACTAG
- a CDS encoding FecCD family ABC transporter permease has translation MTYGVGLLVVLLSLFVGLNGGKNILPWHLNEIDKMILFDLRMPKIITAITVGICLAIAGHLFQLLLANPLAEPSLLGISGIASLSVILAAAGLISATFDFSVFYMFLFALCGAALAISLIFFIAKKLGSYASLAIILAGICITTITSAIASWFIYYSNNDQLRVFSVWMLGSFEHVTVKSACSMLIATLAIVWFLKRRSRLLNFVYLGDRTARLHGVNVKRLRFECLSVGALLTAIAVSLGGIVAFLGLLVPHACRMIFGNDNKYLLPKLCLVGAVVMVFIEFLSRALMSTNLPLALVSATLGGPLFIWVLFKHFAHRGQM, from the coding sequence ATGACATATGGTGTGGGATTACTGGTTGTTTTATTAAGTCTTTTTGTTGGGCTTAATGGCGGTAAAAACATACTTCCTTGGCATCTAAATGAAATAGATAAAATGATCTTATTTGATTTGCGCATGCCGAAAATTATCACCGCAATCACCGTGGGCATTTGCTTAGCGATAGCGGGTCATCTCTTTCAATTGTTACTGGCAAACCCCCTTGCTGAGCCAAGCTTGCTTGGTATTTCGGGTATTGCATCGCTATCGGTTATTTTAGCTGCTGCGGGGTTAATTTCTGCGACGTTTGATTTTAGCGTTTTCTATATGTTTTTATTTGCACTGTGTGGTGCAGCACTTGCGATAAGTTTAATTTTTTTTATAGCTAAAAAATTAGGTAGCTACGCCAGTTTAGCGATAATTTTAGCGGGTATTTGCATTACTACGATCACTTCGGCGATTGCTAGTTGGTTCATCTACTACTCAAACAATGACCAATTACGTGTGTTTAGTGTATGGATGTTAGGAAGTTTCGAACATGTTACTGTGAAAAGTGCCTGTAGTATGCTGATAGCTACCTTAGCGATTGTGTGGTTTTTGAAACGCCGTAGTCGTTTGCTTAACTTTGTTTATCTAGGTGATCGCACTGCAAGGCTTCATGGCGTAAATGTAAAACGTTTACGTTTCGAGTGTTTATCGGTAGGGGCATTATTAACGGCGATTGCAGTCTCTTTAGGCGGTATAGTGGCATTTTTAGGTCTCTTAGTCCCCCATGCTTGTCGCATGATATTTGGTAATGATAATAAATATTTACTCCCCAAACTATGTTTAGTGGGGGCGGTTGTAATGGTCTTTATTGAATTTTTGTCGCGAGCGTTGATGAGCACTAACTTACCGCTTGCGCTTGTTAGTGCAACACTCGGTGGGCCACTGTTTATTTGGGTTTTGTTTAAACACTTTGCACATCGAGGGCAAATGTAA
- a CDS encoding class II 3-deoxy-7-phosphoheptulonate synthase, translating into MKPWSPNSWRDFPILQQPNYRDAEQLSNVEAQLNSAPPLVFAEETRSLFKYLENVCEGKAFLLQGGDCAESFSEFNAASIRDTFKTLMQMAVVLTYGGKCPVVKIARMAGQYAKPRSADLETIDGVSLPSYRGDIVNSFEFTEEARIPDPQRLMQAYHHSASTLNLLRAFAQGGLADLHQVNRWNMSFVAANPLKNKYQELADRIQDALQFMEVCGITSTNSANIRETELFTSHEALLLGYEEALTRRDHLSGDWYDCSAHFVWIGERTRQLDHAHIEFFRGIKNPIGVKVGPGMDPDDLIRLIDAVNPDNIPGRLTLITRMGADVLPEKLPALVRKVQQEGRKVIWSSDPMHGNTEKASNGYKTRSFDNIMREISQFFAVHKAEGSYPGGIHLEMTGQHVTECTGGAYGLCEEDLAQRYRTQCDPRLNADQVLELGFLVADLLKDARK; encoded by the coding sequence GTGAAACCTTGGAGCCCGAATAGTTGGAGAGACTTCCCTATTCTACAACAGCCGAATTACAGAGACGCTGAACAATTATCAAACGTAGAAGCACAACTTAACTCTGCACCACCACTGGTGTTTGCAGAAGAGACTCGTAGCTTATTTAAATATCTTGAAAATGTATGTGAAGGTAAAGCTTTCTTACTACAAGGTGGTGACTGCGCAGAGAGCTTTTCTGAGTTTAATGCTGCAAGCATTCGCGATACGTTTAAAACGTTAATGCAAATGGCCGTTGTACTTACTTATGGTGGTAAGTGCCCTGTTGTTAAAATTGCACGTATGGCTGGTCAATATGCTAAGCCACGTTCGGCAGATTTAGAAACCATTGATGGTGTAAGTTTACCATCTTACCGTGGTGACATCGTAAACAGCTTTGAATTTACTGAAGAAGCGCGTATTCCGGATCCGCAGCGTTTAATGCAAGCGTATCACCACAGTGCATCAACGCTTAACTTGCTGCGTGCTTTTGCACAAGGCGGTCTAGCAGATTTACATCAAGTAAACCGCTGGAATATGAGTTTTGTTGCTGCTAACCCACTTAAAAACAAATACCAAGAATTAGCTGATCGTATTCAAGATGCACTGCAATTTATGGAAGTGTGCGGTATTACTTCAACTAATTCTGCCAATATTCGTGAAACTGAACTATTCACGTCACATGAAGCATTATTACTTGGCTACGAAGAAGCACTAACACGTCGCGACCATTTATCAGGTGACTGGTATGACTGTTCTGCGCATTTTGTATGGATTGGTGAACGTACACGTCAACTTGACCATGCACATATTGAATTCTTCCGTGGTATTAAGAACCCTATTGGTGTGAAAGTAGGTCCTGGTATGGATCCTGATGACCTGATCCGTTTAATTGACGCGGTTAACCCAGATAATATTCCGGGTCGCCTAACGTTAATTACGCGTATGGGTGCTGATGTATTACCTGAGAAACTGCCTGCACTTGTTCGTAAAGTACAGCAAGAAGGTCGTAAGGTAATTTGGAGCTCAGATCCAATGCACGGCAATACTGAAAAAGCGAGCAATGGCTATAAAACGCGTAGTTTTGATAACATCATGCGTGAAATCAGCCAGTTCTTTGCTGTTCATAAAGCTGAAGGATCATATCCTGGTGGTATTCACCTTGAAATGACAGGCCAACACGTTACAGAATGTACTGGTGGCGCATATGGCTTATGTGAAGAAGATTTAGCGCAACGTTATCGTACACAATGCGATCCACGCCTCAATGCTGACCAAGTACTTGAGCTTGGCTTCCTTGTGGCTGATTTGCTAAAAGATGCTCGTAAATAA